The window CAAAATTATATTTGTTTTCTTTTTCGCGCGACTTTTATTCTTGCTAATTCTTTTTCAATCTTCGTTGACAACGCGGCAAATTCCCTGCTGTCAACTGTTTTTTCCTTTTTAATTTTTTCAGCTCTCTTTCTTGCTTCTTCAGCTCGTTTTTCATCAATTTCCTCGGCTCTTTCAGCAGTATCCGCTAAAATAACAACTTTATCAACTAAAACTTCCACAAAACCGCCTGAAACAGACATTGAAAATTCTTCATTGCCTTTTTTAATGATAATTTCACCCGGAACTAAAATAGAAACCAAAGGAATATGATTTGGCAAAACAGTAATTTCTCCGTCCTTGGTTGGAATGGTTATCTGATTGATCTCCTCTTTTAAAACTGTTTTTTCAGGAGTCACTATTTCAAATTTTATTGTTTTCATAATATTTCATTTTTAAAATAAAATAATTAAAATCTGTCATTCTGAACTTCCTGACTGCCAGCAGGCAGGGATTCAGAATCTATATGATTATTTACAAACCGTTATTTTAATTTTGTAGATTCTGAATAAATTTTTCACTATCGTTCAAAATTTTTCAGAATGACAATAAAATGAATACAAAACAATAATCCTACTTTTTAATCTCACTAATTTTTCCTTTCATATAAAATTCCTGTTCCGCAATGCTATCATATTTTCCGTCTAAGATTGCTTTAAAACTTTTAACAGTGTCTTTTAACGGAACATATTTCCCTGGTGTTCCAGTGAATGTTTCAGCAACAAAAAACGGCTGTGATAAAAATCGCTGAATTTTTCTCGCGCGAGAAACAGTTATCTTATCTTCCTCGCTTAATTCTTCCATCCCCAAAATCGCGATAATATCCTGCAAATCTTTATATTTTTGCAAAACTTTTTGAACTCCTCGGGCTGTTTCATAATGCTCTTTGCCTAAAATTTTTGGATCTAAAATTGTTGAAGTTGAATCAAGCGGATCAACAGCTGGATAAATTCCAAGCTCAGACAAAGAACGAGATAAAACAACAGTTGAATCAAGATGTCCGAAAGTAGTTGCTGGAGCTGGATCAGTTAAATCATCGGCTGGAACATAAACAGCTTGAATAGATGTAATTGAACCTTTGTCAGTGGAAGTAATTCTTTCTTGCATCTCTCCCATTTCAGAAGCCAAGGTCGGCTGGTAGCCGACAGCTGACGGCATTCTTCCTAAAAGCGCCGACACTTCGCTTCCTGCCTGAGTAAATCTAAAAATATTATCTATAAAAAATAAAACATCCTGATGTTTTTCATCTCTAAAATATTCAGCTATTGAAAGTCCTGTTAACGCGACTCGCGCGCGAACTCCAGGAGTTTCATTCATCTGTCCGAAAACCATTGACAATTTGCTAAGCACGCCTGATTCTTTCATTTCGTGATAAAGATCATTTCCTTCGCGCGTTCTTTCGCCTACTCCGGCAAAAACGCTATATCCGCCATGCTCTTGCGCGATGTTATGGATAAATTCCTGGATAATAACTGTTTTGCCAACACCAGCTCCGCCAAACATTCCAACTTTTCCTCCTTTAACAATCGGACAGATCAGATCAATAACTTTAATTCCTGTTTCTAAAATTTCAGTTTTTGTTGATTGAGTAATAAATTCAGGGGCGTTGCGATGAATGGGATATCTTTTTTTTGTTTTAACAGCTGGCTTATTGTCAATGGGCTCGCCCAAAGCGTTAAGCATTCTGCCTAAAACTTCTTCGCCTACTGGCGCGCTAATCTGCTCCTTGCTGTCTGTAACATCCATACCTCTTCGCAATCCGTCTGTTGATCCCATCGCTACTGTTCTCACAAGATTAGATCCAAGATGCTGCTGGGTTTCTAAAATTAAATCTTTTTCTTTTATTTTCACGACTAATGCTGAATAAATTTCAGGCAATTTATCTTGAAAATAAACATCAACAACCGCGCCGATTATTTGTTTTACCTTGCCCTCCGAAATTTTAACGAAAGAGGGTGTTTGTTTTATTTTATCTGACATATTTTTTTATTTATTAGATATTGTCAGCTTTTTTACAAAAAGACTTGACAAGTTATTTATATATGTTATTATTTGATTATAACAAGTTCCACCTATTAATCAACAAAAAAATTTCCAAAACATATTACCTCCCAACCCTCCTCTCCTGGCCCTCATCATTAAGATGCGGGCCTTTTTTTTTGTTTAAAAATTTGATTTTATTATTATTGAAAATATTCTGTCTTAATAGCTTTTTAAATCCTCCTTTGTAAAAGAGCCTGTCCCGTGCTCGCTACGGGAAGGTTGGAGAATTTTTAGATTTTATTTTAAAATCCCCCTTTATCCCCCTTTTTCAAAGGGGGAACTATATTTGAATTTTACCATCAATTCTTTGCCATCATTGCCCCAGCGGATATTTCAGCTATTTCAGCTGTTACTCCTGCTTGCCGAGCTTTATTATAATAAAGCGTTAAATCTTCAATCATTTCTTCGGCAGCGTCTGATGCGTTTCTCATATTTAACATTCTTGAAGAATGCTCGCTTGCGTTTGCTTCTAAAAACGCTTGATAAAGCTGTATTTCTATCAACCTCGGCAACATCTGATCTAAAACTTCCATCGGGTTTGGCTCAAAAATATATTTGTAAGAATACGCTTTTCTTTTTAAATATTTTTCTTCTTTTTCTTTGATAAATTCTTTTGTTGCTCCAACCTTCGCGCTTTTCCCGACTATACCAAGATATTCGTCTTCAGCTTCTAAATCAACCGGCAAAAGCTGTTTTACTCTTGGAACCTGCTTTAAAGATGAAACAAAATCAGTATAAGCAACCATTATTTTATCATATCTGTTTTCTAAAAATCCTTTCATAGCCATTTTTGACAAATCACTAACTTCAAAAATTCCACTTGCCAAATCCGGTTTTACAAAATCAGCAACTATTTTATAATCATTTCTTGAAATTAAATCAGCCCCTTTTTTGCCCATTGTCATTATTTCTGTCATCTTTTTTCCTCCATTATGTTTTTTAATGGAATCAATCGCTTTATTAACAATTTGAACATTATATCCTCCGCACAATCCGCGGTTAGAACTAATTAAAATTAGCAAAATCGCTTTTTCATCTTTCTTTTTTGTTAATAATGGATGCGTTTTTCCGTCTTCTGTTTCTGATAGATTCAAAATTGTTTTCCAAGACAAATTAGCGTAAGATCGTGTTGCCAAAACCATATTAACAGCGCGACGCATTTTTGAAGCCGCCACCATTTCCATTGCTTTAGTAATCTTTTTTGTGTTATTAACTGATTTTATTCTCCTTAAAATATCTCTTGTATTGGCTGGCATACAAATTATTTTTTAAATGGGTCTGCTGATGAGAGTCATTTCTACTGCAATTTTCATATTTTGGTCAAATTTTACAAAATTTTTTTTACCTTACCTATTGGTAGGCTAAAAAAATTATTTGAAAAATTTGCCTCAAAATCTGTAAATTCTACTAACGAAAGCACTCTCATCAGCATGCCCTTAATAATCTAAAGTCTTTTTATATTCTTTTATTTTTTCTTGTAATTTCTGAGCTGTTTTTTCATTCAGCTCCCCAGTATTTTTTATTTCTTTTAATTCTTTTTCAACAGAAGCAGACAAATATTTATGCAATCCTTGTTCAAAATCTTTTATTTTTTCAACTGGCACATCATCTAATAATTTATTGGACGCGGAATATAAAATAATAACTTGATGTTCAACTGGCATTGGCGAATATTGATTCTGTTTTAAAATTTCAGTTATTCTTTTTCCAAGTTCCAATTGTTTTTGTGTTGTTTCATCTAAATCAGACCCAAATTGCGCGAACGCCGCAAGCTCTCTGAATTGCGCCAAGTCCAATCTTAATTTTCCAGCAACTTTTTTCATTGCTTTGATTTGCGCTGCTGAACCCACGCGAGAAACTGAAAGTCCGGCATTAATCGCTGGACGAATTCCTTGATAAAACAGATCTGGTTCAAGGTAAATCTGTCCGTCAGTAATTGAAATAACATTAGTCGGAATATAAGCGCTCACGTCTCCGGCTTGCGTTTCAATAATGGGCAAAGCCGTAAGCGATCCTCCTCCAAAATCTTTGCTTAATTTTGCTGATCTTTCCAATAACCGTGAATGCAGATAAAAAACATCTCCTGGATAAGCTTCGCGTCCTGGCGGTCTTTTTAATAACAAAGATATTTCTCTATAAGCCACGGCATGCTTGCTTAAATCATCATAAACAATTAAAGCATCTTTTCCTTTGTCCATAAAATATTCGCCAATCGCGCATCCTGAATAGGGCGAAATATATGATAGAGAGGCTGGGTCAGAAGCTCCAGCAACAACAACAATTGTATTTTCCATCGCGTTATTTTTTTCAAGTTCAGCAACAATCTTGGCGACTTTTGATTCTTTCTGTCCAATAGCCACATAAATTGAAACAACACCGCTGTCTTTTTGATTTATAATTGTGTCAACAGCAATTGCTGTTTTCCCTGTTTGGCGATCTCCAATAATAAGTTCTCTTTGCCCCCTGCCAACAGGAATCATAGCGTCAATAGCCTTCACGCCAGTTTGCAAAGGCTTGCTTACTGATTCGCGCGCGATCACTCCATAAGCTATTTTTTCAATTGGATAAAATTCTTTTGATCTGATTTCGCCTTTTCCGTCTAATGGATTTCCCAATGGATCTATTACCCTTCCAATCAAAGCCTCTCCGACAGGAACTTCTAAAATTTTTCCAGTTGATTCTACTGTGTCGCCTTCTTTAATATCTAAATAATTTCCAAGTATAATAGCTCCGACAGTGTCTTCTTCTAAATTTAAAGCTACTCCAAAAACAGAATCTCCTTTTTGCGGAATAAATTCCAGCATTTCAGAAGACATACAATCAGACAATCCTGAAATTTTAGCGATTCCGTCGCCGACTTCAATAACAACGCCGACTTTTTCTTTGACTGTTTCTGCTTTGAAATTTTTAATTTGATTTTTTAATGACTCAATAATATAATCTTTTTGACTTGACATATTTTTATTTATTTAATTTATTTTTTAAACAATTTATTTTTTTTCTAAAGCTTCCGTCAATTATTGTGTCTCCATATTTTAATATTATTCCGCCTAAAATATTCTTGCTAATTTTATTATTTATAATAATATTTTTTTTGTCTAATTTCGCGGCAATATGTTTGTTTAGCAAACCAATGATTTCTTTATCCAATTTTTTAACACTTATAACATCAATTTTTGCTGTCCCGTCCGCTTCATCGCAAAATTTTTCAAATTCCGTGATTATTTTTTTTGACAATTTCAAATCGCTATTTTTAGCTAAAACATTAACAAAATTTTTTAAAACAAAATTTATTTCTTTTTCATCTCTGTTTTGAACTAATTTATATAAACTTAACGCGTATTGTTTAGAAGTTATTTTCATAAACTACAATTCTTTTATAACCTTATTAATATCTTCTTTACTTATTTTTTCGCCCTCTTCTTTTCCTATAATTTTTTCTAAAGCTTTGACAATCAATTCTGTTGTCTCTTTTTTAATTTCCAAAACAGTCCTGTTTTTTTCTTTTAAAATTTCATCCTTTGCTTTTTTAATAATTTCCGCTGTTTCTTGTTTTGTTTTATTTAAAATTATTTCTTTTTCCGCGACTGCCTGCTTTTCTGTCTTTTCTAAAATAAGAGTCGCTTCTTTTTTTGCTTTATCAAATTTTTTCTCACATTCTTTTTCTGTTTCTTTTATTCTGTTTTCAATATCTTTCGCGTCTTCCAGGCTTTTTGCTACTATTTTCTGCCTTTTATCAAGCACTTTTAAAATAGGATTATACAAAAATTTATACAGCACAAACAGCAGAATAAGAAAATTTATTATCTGCGCAAATAATAATCCTGGATAAATTCCTAATTTATCTAATAGTTCCATATATTTATAAATTGTCATTCCGTGCTTGACACGGAATCTGCTTTATAAATTTGCAGATCCTGAATTCCTTGCCTACCGGCAGGCAGGAAATTCAGGATGACAAAATGACAAAATAAAAAATTAAACAAATTTTACAACCAAAGCGATAACTAATGCGTAAATTGCAATAGCTTCCGCGAAAGCGATTCCTAAAATCATTGTTGTCTGTATTTTAGAGGCAGCTTCTGGATTTCGTCCAAGAGCTTCAACTGCTTTTCCGCCAATTATTCCAACACCGATTCCAGGTCCGATTGCTCCAAACCCGATTGCGATTGCTGTAGCAAGCGCTTTTGCGGCCTCAATATTTGCTTCGCCATTAGTTACTACTTCGTTTATTATTTCATTTTCCATATTTTTTTTAGGCATTTAATCTAGATCTATAAATAAAATCCAAATTTATAAGCCGATTATATAAAAATTATATTAAATATTCTAAAGATTCCCAGTCAATCCCCAATCAAATTGAGGATGACAATACTGAAAATGACAATTTAATTCTAATGTTCTATTGTAGCTGATTTTAAAAATACTAAAGTCAACATTGAAAACACAAGCGCCTGTATAAATCCTACAAATAGCTCTAAAAACAAAAACGGCAAAGGCAGCAGATTAAAAAAATACGGGACTAGAAATAAAGACAATAACAGAAGAACTTCACCAGCAAAAATATTTCCAAAAAGACGAAAAGAAAAAGAAATAATCTTGGCGCATTCAGAAATTAGTTCTAACACTCCGACAAATGTCCCAACAAAATAAGGCTTCTTAAACGGATTTACAAAAAATTTAGACAAGTATTTTCTTATCCCTAAAAAAGCTATGCCAGCAAACTGGGCTGAAAAAACAGAAACAAAAGCAATAGCCAAGGTAAGATTCAAGTCAGCTGAAGAAGATCTGATAAAAGGCGTTATAACTTCCTTGCCATGATGCGTTTCTTTTATTCCTATTGTGCCAAGCCCTGGAATTAGTTCTACCCAATTAATCAAAATTACAAAAATAAAAATCGTGGCGACTAAAGGAAAGAAAATCTTTGTTTGTTTGCGATCGCCTGTAACTCCGTCAACCATTCCAAGCAGAGCTTCTATTACTGTTTCAATAACATTTTGCGCGCCCTTTGGAACAAGTTTAAATCTTTTTCTCGCGAAAAAACTGACCGCGATAATAATAACGCTAACAATTAAAGTAATAATTGTCGTGTTTGTTATTGGAAAATTTTTTATATGAAAAATCGGTTCAGGCGTGATAGAAATCACTAAATTTTCTATGCCCATAAAAATAAATTCAAAATTCCAAATTCCAAATTCCAAATAAACATCAATGTTCAAAATCCAAAATCCAAAACAATATAATTTAGAAATTTTGAATTTTGAATTTATTTGTGATTTAGAATTTTGAATTTGGTGCTTAAAAGATTTTACATTTTACTATTTTTTATCATTTTCTTTCTTATTAACAATACTGATAATCCGCGTCACTTTTTTATAAATAACAAATGTTGAAACAAGTATTGATAAAACTATTGCTAATAAAAATATAAAAGGCGAACAACTAAATTTCTCGTCTAAGAGTCTTCCACCTATGGCAAAAAATAGCAAAGGAATAACTATAGAATATCCAAGTTCCCAAGCAAAAGACAATGCCAATTGCCTACTGTCTTTGTTGCTGTCTTTATTATCTTTATTTGACATAAAAATAAAAAAAGGCAATATAAATACCTTATATCTTATACTAAAAATATTTTAAAATAATTTTTTATTTTAGTCAATAGACAAGCCATCTATTTTTTAAAAAAATTATTGGTTGTGCCACACAAAATTAAAAAATACAAAAATGATTCGCAAAAAATATCAGAATACAGCTGGCTCATAATTAAAGATGTTTAAAAAAACTTTCCTCAACAAATTATTTTAAAGCCATCCGCAAAGACAACTTATAAAAAATAACGCTTTATTTTTTAAATTTTGTATTAATTTAACTACCAAAATAAAAGCCGACAAATTTTCTGTCGACTTTTTAGTAATACTACTAAAATTAAAATGCTATTTTAGATTCTTTCTATTTTATTAAATTAATTTTAAATAAGATAATCAGTAAGTAATTTCAATATCTTACGATATTTAATATTATCCCTCCCAAAATATGTTCTGTTACATACGAATGAACAAATAACTGAACTATTAATATTAATAGCTAACAAACACCCTGTATATCCAGTATGTAAATATATATTCTTGTTTTTATACGACATACCGAATAAATCTTGATGCCACCCTAATGCTTGTGATCTATCCCCGCGTTCGCTATAATCCTTAAAAACTATACTATATAATTTTTTTTTAGACATAATTTTTCCATCATCAATCCACAAATTTCCAAATTTAGCAAGATCTGCGGCACTGGCAAAAACACCTGCATTTCCTGCCATACCACCCATCAAAGCGGCTGATTCATCGTGTGTCGTATTTTGAACTATATAATTGTTTCTTATTTCTGTTGGCGGTGAATTAAAAATAGTTTGCGATTTTAGTCCTAACGCAGTGTTTTTGAGCCCAAGCTCATTAAATAATTCCATAAAAACTTCTTTCAGAGATTTTGATGTTATTTGCTCAATAATTTTCCCAAGATACAAAAATGTAATATTTTCATAGTGCGCTTCCTGCGATGGCTTAACAGGCGGAATAATTTCAAAAATTTTTGTTTTAAAAAAAGTTTGATATTTACTCCGATATTCCGATAACCTTATTCCAAAATTAGCTCTATGCGTAAGCAAGTCCACTATCGTCAATTCAGATTTTTCAAAAATAGGTAAATAAACAGAACAACGATCATAAATATCAATTTTACCTTGTTCGTAAAGTCTTAAAATAATAGAAGTTGTATATAATTTAGTTATTGAAGCTATGTCATATAAAGTATCAGGTGTTATTTGTGAACTATTATCGCCTAAAAATGTGCCAAATGAATAATCTATATTTTTATTTCCCTTTGATAAAATTACTAACGAACAACCAGGCGCTATGCTTGAATCTATCCTCTGTTTAATTTCTAAAAATAAATCATTTTTCATATAAATCCTCCATTTAGTTTAGTTAAATT of the Patescibacteria group bacterium genome contains:
- the atpE gene encoding ATP synthase F0 subunit C, producing the protein MENEIINEVVTNGEANIEAAKALATAIAIGFGAIGPGIGVGIIGGKAVEALGRNPEAASKIQTTMILGIAFAEAIAIYALVIALVVKFV
- the atpH gene encoding ATP synthase F1 subunit delta, which produces MKITSKQYALSLYKLVQNRDEKEINFVLKNFVNVLAKNSDLKLSKKIITEFEKFCDEADGTAKIDVISVKKLDKEIIGLLNKHIAAKLDKKNIIINNKISKNILGGIILKYGDTIIDGSFRKKINCLKNKLNK
- the atpD gene encoding F0F1 ATP synthase subunit beta; translated protein: MSDKIKQTPSFVKISEGKVKQIIGAVVDVYFQDKLPEIYSALVVKIKEKDLILETQQHLGSNLVRTVAMGSTDGLRRGMDVTDSKEQISAPVGEEVLGRMLNALGEPIDNKPAVKTKKRYPIHRNAPEFITQSTKTEILETGIKVIDLICPIVKGGKVGMFGGAGVGKTVIIQEFIHNIAQEHGGYSVFAGVGERTREGNDLYHEMKESGVLSKLSMVFGQMNETPGVRARVALTGLSIAEYFRDEKHQDVLFFIDNIFRFTQAGSEVSALLGRMPSAVGYQPTLASEMGEMQERITSTDKGSITSIQAVYVPADDLTDPAPATTFGHLDSTVVLSRSLSELGIYPAVDPLDSTSTILDPKILGKEHYETARGVQKVLQKYKDLQDIIAILGMEELSEEDKITVSRARKIQRFLSQPFFVAETFTGTPGKYVPLKDTVKSFKAILDGKYDSIAEQEFYMKGKISEIKK
- a CDS encoding AtpZ/AtpI family protein, whose translation is MSNKDNKDSNKDSRQLALSFAWELGYSIVIPLLFFAIGGRLLDEKFSCSPFIFLLAIVLSILVSTFVIYKKVTRIISIVNKKENDKK
- the atpB gene encoding F0F1 ATP synthase subunit A: MGIENLVISITPEPIFHIKNFPITNTTIITLIVSVIIIAVSFFARKRFKLVPKGAQNVIETVIEALLGMVDGVTGDRKQTKIFFPLVATIFIFVILINWVELIPGLGTIGIKETHHGKEVITPFIRSSSADLNLTLAIAFVSVFSAQFAGIAFLGIRKYLSKFFVNPFKKPYFVGTFVGVLELISECAKIISFSFRLFGNIFAGEVLLLLSLFLVPYFFNLLPLPFLFLELFVGFIQALVFSMLTLVFLKSATIEH
- the atpG gene encoding ATP synthase F1 subunit gamma, with the protein product MPANTRDILRRIKSVNNTKKITKAMEMVAASKMRRAVNMVLATRSYANLSWKTILNLSETEDGKTHPLLTKKKDEKAILLILISSNRGLCGGYNVQIVNKAIDSIKKHNGGKKMTEIMTMGKKGADLISRNDYKIVADFVKPDLASGIFEVSDLSKMAMKGFLENRYDKIMVAYTDFVSSLKQVPRVKQLLPVDLEAEDEYLGIVGKSAKVGATKEFIKEKEEKYLKRKAYSYKYIFEPNPMEVLDQMLPRLIEIQLYQAFLEANASEHSSRMLNMRNASDAAEEMIEDLTLYYNKARQAGVTAEIAEISAGAMMAKN
- the atpF gene encoding F0F1 ATP synthase subunit B translates to MELLDKLGIYPGLLFAQIINFLILLFVLYKFLYNPILKVLDKRQKIVAKSLEDAKDIENRIKETEKECEKKFDKAKKEATLILEKTEKQAVAEKEIILNKTKQETAEIIKKAKDEILKEKNRTVLEIKKETTELIVKALEKIIGKEEGEKISKEDINKVIKEL
- a CDS encoding serine hydrolase domain-containing protein, giving the protein MKNDLFLEIKQRIDSSIAPGCSLVILSKGNKNIDYSFGTFLGDNSSQITPDTLYDIASITKLYTTSIILRLYEQGKIDIYDRCSVYLPIFEKSELTIVDLLTHRANFGIRLSEYRSKYQTFFKTKIFEIIPPVKPSQEAHYENITFLYLGKIIEQITSKSLKEVFMELFNELGLKNTALGLKSQTIFNSPPTEIRNNYIVQNTTHDESAALMGGMAGNAGVFASAADLAKFGNLWIDDGKIMSKKKLYSIVFKDYSERGDRSQALGWHQDLFGMSYKNKNIYLHTGYTGCLLAININSSVICSFVCNRTYFGRDNIKYRKILKLLTDYLI
- the atpA gene encoding F0F1 ATP synthase subunit alpha codes for the protein MSSQKDYIIESLKNQIKNFKAETVKEKVGVVIEVGDGIAKISGLSDCMSSEMLEFIPQKGDSVFGVALNLEEDTVGAIILGNYLDIKEGDTVESTGKILEVPVGEALIGRVIDPLGNPLDGKGEIRSKEFYPIEKIAYGVIARESVSKPLQTGVKAIDAMIPVGRGQRELIIGDRQTGKTAIAVDTIINQKDSGVVSIYVAIGQKESKVAKIVAELEKNNAMENTIVVVAGASDPASLSYISPYSGCAIGEYFMDKGKDALIVYDDLSKHAVAYREISLLLKRPPGREAYPGDVFYLHSRLLERSAKLSKDFGGGSLTALPIIETQAGDVSAYIPTNVISITDGQIYLEPDLFYQGIRPAINAGLSVSRVGSAAQIKAMKKVAGKLRLDLAQFRELAAFAQFGSDLDETTQKQLELGKRITEILKQNQYSPMPVEHQVIILYSASNKLLDDVPVEKIKDFEQGLHKYLSASVEKELKEIKNTGELNEKTAQKLQEKIKEYKKTLDY
- a CDS encoding F0F1 ATP synthase subunit epsilon produces the protein MKTIKFEIVTPEKTVLKEEINQITIPTKDGEITVLPNHIPLVSILVPGEIIIKKGNEEFSMSVSGGFVEVLVDKVVILADTAERAEEIDEKRAEEARKRAEKIKKEKTVDSREFAALSTKIEKELARIKVARKRKQI